Sequence from the Panicum virgatum strain AP13 chromosome 5N, P.virgatum_v5, whole genome shotgun sequence genome:
ATTACTGATTAGTGAATCACCATATATGATATGTGGATAGAAGAGATTAAATAGTTCGTAATATATTTTAGTTGCTATATATGTGATCTATAATTGTTGGCATTTTTTAACAAACTCCTACAATCTACTAAATGATCAGGCAGGGCTCGGGCCTTTGTTTTTCCTATGTTCTTTTCTCGAATATAAAAGCTCCAATGATATTGGAACTACTCATTTTCAGAATCGTGCGAGAGACCTGACTGCAGAACCAAGTCCAAAGAAAGTAAAGACTCAGATGTCGTCCCCTGCAGAGGGGGGTGTCAGATAAGTGCAATTGTCTCTGTTGAGTATGCGAAATCTGGCCGCTCTACATGTAAAGCTGCAGTGATAATATTGCCAAAGGCGGCCCTCCGCCTTGGTGCCTCTTTTCATGATCCACGTGGCTTTGAAAATACCAAGTGGTACCATGTTGCGTGCTTCCCTACATCATCATACTCTGTATTTCCTGTGGAGAATCTGAAGGGTTTGATTCACTCGAGGTTTGTGCTTTTTATGTCGCAAGCTTTTGCATTTTGTTCTCATTATGTATACTAACTTTTGGATTTGGTGTGTATGTAGGATCATGATCGTGAGAAACTGCAGGAGTTAGTGGATGGTAGGGTAACAATTAGTCAATCATATAGCTTATTTAAATCAGGTGTCATTCACTCATTCTTACATAGAAGTATTGTTGTCAGTCGTTACTAGTTTCTGTAAATATCGGATAGATGCGAGTCCATATTTTGCTACACATAAAAAGATCTCAACTGTAACTCTGGATTTGTAAAATGCTGCACCTATTTCACAGTTCCTTACAGATATCCCGTGCATTCAGTTACTATTTTCTGTGCCTTGTGATACGGAACCACTCAATATGTGCTTTTTGGAAAATTCCACTGTGTTCATTTGCAGAATCAAAAGAGCCATTACAATGCAGCTGATCATTTGGATAAAGAAATGGTTAGACTTTGATTTGACATGAGCATTCTGCAGCTGACTCTATCATCCTATAGCACCTGTAACCTTCTGCATCACTTGATTTCTTCTAGGCTCAGAGCATAGGAGACTCTAGTGAAGTTACTGAAAAGAATCTGGAAGAAGTAAAGGTTAGTCACTGAATCACATGCACTAACCCCGGCTAACCTTTGATAGTACCTATAAAGAAGGCACGCAGAAAAGAATGGTAAATGCGAACATAAGGTCATGTCTACTTTCAAATCGCTCTGCTTGTCCATCACAATATGTGCTAGATGAGACAAAACCAGTTAAGAAAATCAATAAATTGTTAGTGTTGTATAAGATATTTAAATTTCTATTGAAAATCTTGGCTTGATTTTCAGTTCAGTAATCAGAACAATTCCTTTACAGAATTGTGATAATAAGTTACACAAGACAGTCAATCCATTGGATGAGCCTAGTCCAAAGAAAGTAAAGACTCACATGTCTTCATCCATGAAGGGGGTGTCTGAAAAGGCAAGTGTCTTGGTTGAGTATGCAAAGTCTGGCCGCTCCACCTGCAAGGGATGCAGTGAGAATATTGCCAAAGGCGTCCTCCGCCTCGGTGCTTCTGCTCATGACCCGCGCGGTTATGACAGCACCAAATGGTACCATGTTGCATGCTTCCCTACCTCATCATACCCCATATTTCCTGTGGAGAAGCTTAAAGCCCCCTTTGGATCGTAGGCGAAACGAAGGAAAACGTGTAGGAAAGTTTCCGGAGGATTAGCTGACGTCACCACGTCTTTGGATAGGCAGGAAAGCTTCCGGAGGAAAGGGTGGAGGAAAGGATTCGCTCTCACTGTGAACGGAGGAAACGAAACATCCGGTCCGAGCTCATGGTGTGGCGGAAGTCCGAGGTAAATCGCGGAGAGCCAAAGGgcaaagaaaggaaaggaaagcaaCGGAAGAAAGTACAGGAACAATTCCTGCGCCTGGCGATTCCTATGTTTTTCCTGTCATTTCCCCGTGATCCAAAGGGGCCCTAAGGGGTTTGATTCTATCAAGGTTGGTCCTTTGATATGTTTCAATCCTTTTGAATTTTATTCTACATATGGAGCCTAATATATAGATTTTGGTTGCATGCAGAATAGTGACCGTGAGAAGTTGCTGGAGTTGGGTGAGGTAAATAATCGGTCACTCATAACTTTTATAAGCTGGGTGGTATCCTTGCTACTATTTGCGGGGTATGTCTACTTTTAGGTGATGGTTCTGTAGATAGGAAAAAGGTTGGTGCTTTTGGTGAACAaaggagaggaaaagaaaagatctTCATGCTGTTTGTTTTAAACAGAATGATTGGAGTAATAAAATGATGCTTGCACTTAGCTGTCTGTTTAATTTATCCTAAATATATGGTTTTTAGTTTGGGTAACTTCTGACTTGTTATCTTATGTTAGagttttgttttgttgtttGCTAGTGAATTCTCAGTTTTTTTCACTGATCATTTTGCAGAATTACAAGAGAGATGGCAATGCAGCTGATCAGTCGAGTGAGCCAAGCCTGAAGGAAGAAATGGTTGTCCTTTGAATCAACATGTACATCTTGTAGTTGATTCCAGCACCAATTCCTTACTTGATTTCATTTAGGTTGACAGCACGGGGATCTCTAAAGAAGGTGTTCAAAATAATCTGGAAGAAGTAAAGGTGACTTTCTATGCTTTTGGACTCTACCTAAACCATTGATGACACCTATAGAGGGAGCAAacacacaaataaataaataagtaaaattGTCGAGGGAAAGGGCCAACTCTACTTTCATATGCGGATATGCCTCCACTTGGCCACCACAACATTTATATCAACTAAAGCTTTAATCTATGTTTTTCAGAAGTTGTCAAAGTGTAGTAACTCCATATGTCGTTATAATAATTTGCTCCTGGCATGGACTCAGTCTCACACCAGAAAATTCACATTCACTAGACTGATCATTTTCAATTGTAGCATTTGCATGTTTGTCATGTTTGATCcttcaattcaaatttaaatcgTCTTAATGTCTTTTGCTTGTTCGATGTGAATTTTTGTGGAGAACTTGAACTTGCATAGTTTAACCTACAGTCATCATGTTTAGGCAAGTTAAGTATGATCATCTCATGAACCTAGGTTGGAATTTTGGTATTAATAGAAGATTAAATTAGACTACAAATATGGATCCATGTTAATAGCACCCATCTTTCTTTGCTTAGTTGTAATTAGAATCTCAGTAAAGTTCCTGGAGTTCATGTCATACCTTAGAAAGCACAAACATCGTTTAGGCTGTTCGCCAAATTTGAGCTTAGCTAAATTGGAtatcatttatatttttttgaggCTACCCCAATTGTTAAATTGCTGCAGCTAGGATGTCGAGATGATGATTAGCTCTTTAGAAATTGAAACATTAGAATTGTAGTTCACCTATCTTTGTGCATGCCCACTAAAATGTTTGTACATGTTACACAGCACACACGTGTCATTATGATATGAGTGGCAAATTATGAAGCACCAATTTTGAGAATTGCAAATCTAAACCTTGTTAAAAATTTCACTCCTGTAATGAATAGGAAAACAACCGTCATCTTTTCCTTAAAAATATCATTGCAATGCTCAACACCtgattactattttttttattttgtctccTGACAGTTGTCTGCAGGGAACAATAGAATACATCCAGTGATATCCTTTTCAGTTTCTGATACCAATAAAGATTACAAGGTAGTTATATTATTCTTAGCTAGTCCCACTTTTGGCTGCTTCTGCTAAGTGATTGGGCTCCTTATCACACCATTTTTGGCTGCTTCTGCTAAGCTCATGGTTTACTGAATTGCTACATGTGTTCCTTCCTGCTGTTTGTGGACATAGGGTGCTACACTTCCCACTCATTGGAGGGCTTTTGAGACAGTTATCTTCTGTGAACAGGTTTTTTGATATTTATGTCATACAATATTTCTGGTTATAAGGTCTAACGGACTTTTCAAGGAATAACTTTCTTCCGATTGTATGTCCAGGAAGATGGCCTTCATGCTTCAGCTAAGATTGCTGCATTTGATTTTGATGGGTGCCTTGCCAAAACTTCAGTGAGGATGTAAGATAACAATATTGTTTCATTCTAAATTATATTTTAGATGCTGGTGCAGTGGACATTATTGCCATTAATCAGTCTTCAACAGTGGAGATGTGTTTTAATTGCCTTGCtaattacaacaacaacaacaacagcatagctttttgtcccaagcaagttgggttaggctagagatgaaacccaaaagaaacaaaggtCACGGTTTAGATatgttgatagctagtctccaagcgctcataTCCAAAGGtacctctttagagatattccacttcttaaggtctctcttaaccaactcgtcccaagtcagtttaggtctacctctacccctctttacattattgaCCCGCTTtagaaccccactacgcaccggcgcctcaggaggcctccgttggacatgtccaaattATGATTGCCTTGCTAAATACAGTTTTAAATTATGATTGCAGTTCTACAAGTAGTGGTTAGAAGTTCTTCTAGGAGTTGGATATAATGGCATTCTGTTATTTTGAATGAACTAAAACAGCATTCTTATCCTGTCATTTGTGATTTGTCTATAAGTTAGGACTATTTTGTAGAGCCTCCAGTTGAGAGGCAGCCCACCCAGGGTCGAACTTCAGTGCTTGCAGTCGTATATCGTGTAACTACCTCTCTTAAGGAAGTGATGATAGGTAGATTCTTACGTTTTTGGAGTTGGCAGTTGGCCAAGTTTTCTTTTTTACCACTTTGTGTAAGATAGACTATCAATAAATCTTGCCATGTAGCACTATGCCTTAAAAAATGCAAACACCATTACAGCGGAAACTTTCATCTTTTTCAAACTGAGGCCAACTCCCCATTTCCATTTCATTAACGGAAATACAAAGCATCTtacaagaagaacaagagagGGGGATAGGCagaagggggaggggggggggggtggggggggtcACCAGATGAGGGGGTAAGGGCTGCACTCCAGCCTGATTTTCAGGCCAGCAAACGTCCAACTATGGTGATACTCAACAGCCCAGGATTTCTAGGCGCCCTACAAAAGGTCCAACATTTAACAGTAATCTAACAGCAAGGAAACTAAAGAAGTGCACAACAGACAGATCCTAACAAGAGACCCAAAAACAATGACATAGCCGGCTTCACATCCTTCAAGTGGAGAGAGAGTTCCAAAATCTTCAGTCTTCCTCTTTTcagtcttcttcttcatcttcttcctggTGCTCCGGGGCATCAGTTAGcagcagaggcactcgaggagGTTGGGCCAGCACCCTGGGCGCACAAGAGAGAATAATCCTTAACCCGTCCATAGTGGAAACtttcatgatcttgaattacaTGCAAACCATACATTATGAATGAATTTTCACTGCTGTGAGTTGCTAGGGAAATCCTTCAGCATCCATGTATTGAGTTTGGAGAGTCTTGGTCAATAGGAGATTTCAATTTTTCTTCATCTGTTAGCCTTTTGCCTTGGTGCCCGTGGCTAATTGGCGATATATAGTTTACAAATGAAGGTATCAACTATTATGATGATGTTTTGATGGCCTTGAGCATAATGATAAGAACCCACTTTTGGCGTATTGTTCTCTGAAGTTGACAAATTTATTACAAGTGTAATTTATGATTCACAATACATTCTATTCTGTTCTATTTCTTAATGATTACTTGGTTAGTAATTTCCAACCTTCTGCAAGTGCAGCATTGGTGCAGACAAGTGGTCTTTACAGTATAAAtcaattccaaaaaaattgcaaaGTCTGTACAATGATGGTTACAAACTGGTTAGTTGCTTTCTTTTCACTACTTAGTTTAGTATTTCACTTCTTTCTTATTCATTTTTTGTTTGTGTATGTGTACTATTTTGTATCATGTAGCATGCTCATACATGCATAACATCTGTCCATGAAAGTAAGAAGAATTTTGACCATTAATTTCTCCTATAATTTACTGTAAATTGTTACAAAATCAATATCATCTTAAAGCCACTTTGAATACAATTTAGTGATGCATCTCCTATGCACTAAACATGCATATGATTTTACTAATCATTTGTCAACATTTTCCTAGTCAAAATACGCCTTGCATTGATGGATGGAGGTATAGCTTTGCATTCAGTGCCATATCATCTTTTGGGGAATAATGTCAACTCTTTTTTGTCTACTGTTAGGTCATATTCACCAATGAGTCGAACATTGATCGCTGGAAGAATAAGCGGCAGGAAGCTGTTGACTCCAAAGTTGGACGCCTCGATAACTTTATCGAGTGTGTTAAAGTCCCTATTCAGGTATGCTTCTTTATCTGAAACCTGTCTCAAATGTATCAAGAAGCTTCTGAACAGCCCCTTTAAAGAAAAAGGTAACAGAGGAATGCATCAGCTCAAATAGGGCTTGTCACTTGAGTTTGCATTTCAGGTAGTTCTATGATTGATTATTTTGATTTGCACCTGCAGGTTTTCATTGCTTGTGGTTTAGGGCAAGGAAAAGGTACTCCAGATGATCCATACCGCAAACCAAATCCTGGAATGTGGTGGTTAATGGCTCAGCATTTCAATTCCGGAATTGAAATCGACATGGAGAAGTAATCACTCTATTCTCAGACAATATTTCAGTTTTACATAGCT
This genomic interval carries:
- the LOC120676132 gene encoding polynucleotide 3'-phosphatase ZDP-like → MLVAPFSSLSIARNAGRLRFLLPASAARVARLAMSTAPQAAAAVSVEYAKSGRSTCKGCSGAIASGALRLGASTPDPRGFDATKWYHVACFPSDASHPLGPVESINGFDSIKEADREELHELVKNCDNKLHKTVNPLDEPSPKKVKTHMSSSMKGVSEKASVLVEYAKSGRSTCKGCSENIAKGVLRLGASAHDPRGYDSTKWYHVACFPTSSYPIFPVEKLKGFDSIKNSDREKLLELGENYKRDGNAADQSSEPSLKEEMVDSTGISKEGVQNNLEEVKLSAGNNRIHPVISFSVSDTNKDYKGATLPTHWRAFETVIFCEQEDGLHASAKIAAFDFDGCLAKTSVRIIGADKWSLQYKSIPKKLQSLYNDGYKLVIFTNESNIDRWKNKRQEAVDSKVGRLDNFIECVKVPIQVFIACGLGQGKGTPDDPYRKPNPGMWWLMAQHFNSGIEIDMEKSFYVGDAAGRENDHSDADIKFAEAIGLKFCVPEEYFGS